The region ATATTTTGATTATTAGCAATTTAGAGGTGATTTCTGTGGCATTTGAAGTTAAAGAAGGCGAAAGTTTTGCAGATGCTCTTAAAAGAGAAGTCCGCAACGGGGTGTTTGTTGAGATATGTGATGTGCAAAGAATGTGGGCGCAACAAAAGAATATCGCGCGGCGATATTTGTGCCCGTTGCCAAGAAAAACTCGTACGCAAAAAGAGAAGACAATAAATCTTCTCATTTTAATTTTTAATGATGAGCGATTGTCTGTTTTAAAATAAAAAAGACGATGGGCGAATTGATTTTATCTTCGCAACATCGACCTTATGCGTATTGTTCTATTGGGCTAAGGCAATTTGTTTTTGTAAATTCCAAATTTTGCAAATCAATTGCCAAATCCAGCATTTTTCTAAACTCTTGTAAATTCAATTTTCCTTTTATCCTTACCTCCATTTTTCTGCTTACGGCATTGTATATATGCACCTGCCAATCCTCAAACCCCGTAAGCCAGCAGTAGCATTGGGCTTGGAATGTTCCCGCTATTATTTGCCGTTCTTTGTTGCAAGGATAGCGGTAGGTTTTCAACTCCAAGGCTTCACCGGTATCAATGTTTAACTTGTCGGGCTGTCCCACAACTTTAATTCTTTGCCCGATATTCTTGCAATAATAATACCGGGGGAATATTTCATCCTGCTCGTATCCCAGGAGCCTGTGCAGTTCGTTTCCGTTCGGGATTGAACTTTCCGGCCTCCAAGTGGTGTTTAGCCACCAAGTTTCATCTCCGTTAAAGAACAACAGCTTTGTCGCTTCTCCCGCGGTTATTTTCCTTTCATTCGGCGCAATGTTTTCAACGCATATCCGTATTTTGCTTTTGATGACACCACACCCTTTTTGCCCGCTTATTTTTAGTGGCTTGTCGAATTTTAAATTTGTAAGCCACTGTATAATGGTGGCATAAATCGAACAATAAGGCAATTAAGTTTTTTTAAAAGGAATTAAGCTATATTGCGGCCAATTTTAGCTCGTTGATTGCCTTGATTTTGAACATTAGGCTTTCAATATAATTTCGGTCTTCCAGTATCTTCATTAACTGCGTTATAATACCATTTGGTACGCGACCCCATTTGCCCGTTATTATAACTTGCTTGTTTTCAAGCAAAGTTTGAAATAAAAGGGTAGGAGTAGCTTTAATGATTTTTTGGTAGCGATACCGCCGGCTTGTTTGAATATCGCCAGCGATAATACTTGGATGATCGGCAATGCCAATTTTCGACCGGTTTTGTTTGTGAGCTTGTCAATTTTTAATTGTTGTGAAAAAATACTTACCACCTTCCTGATTTCGTTGTAAAATGGAATTACAACTTTCATGTTGGTGTTGAGTCGGCGATTTACCGGTCGCCGGCTCTGGTGTCATTTTAGCATTTTTTAGGAGTTTCGTAATTCAAAGAAATTATGAAGAAGATTTTAATCGTTTTATTTTTATTGGTTGGTTTACACTTAATATACTTAATATGGTATTTTGGGGGCTATTTGATTCCAGATAGGGCCGATTGCAGTTTGTATAATTACGAGAGGTGCCCTGTTGGTTGCGAAGCGAGTTGTCATAGTAGCTGTAAAGCGTGTCTGGATAAAATTTGCGATTGTTCTTCCGGGACCGATGTTAGCATATTCCATTATTTTGGGTGGGGTGAATAATTAAGTGTTATGCACAGATTTTATCCTTTGAGAGATGATATTCAGAGTTGGTGCCATCTTTCTTAAAAGTCAAGGCGGTATGGATATTCTAATTTTTTAAAAAGTATGCAAAACAAAATCAATAAATTTGTTTATTGGGCGCCGCGAATATTATCAATACTGTTTATATTGTTTTTGGCGATGTTTTCGCTGGATGTTTTTGAAGAGGGCAGGAGCTGGCAGGAAATCGCCATTGCGTTATTTATGCACAATGTTCCGGTGTTGGCTTTGCTGGCGGTATTGATTATTTCCTGGAAGCGTGAAATCGTGGGCGGCGTTGCGTTTATCTTGGCGGGCATATTGTATATTGCGATGGTAGCGGCGGGTGTTTTGAAAAATGGGTTTGAGTGGTATATGGTTTCGTGGTTTTTAACAATTTCGGGGCCGGCGTTTTTGATTGGCGGTTTATTTTTGGTTGCTTGGCATAGAAAGAAGGATAAAACTATCAAAAAATCTTAACGGTGAAAATTGCAATATAAATTCTCATATTATAAGTTTCGCCGCGAAGTTATAATATGGGATTTGACTACACATTGATAATGTGTATAATTGAGGTATGGAAAATCAAAATAATTCTACAACTTATCAGCGGGTTGACATTACCCTTCCGAAGGAAACAGTCAGATTGCTTGAAAAAATCGCCAAGCGAGGCGATAGGAGCCGGTTGGTTGACCAGGCGATTCGTTATTTTGCCAAGGAAATGAGCCGAACTAATTTGAAAAAGCAGTTGAAAGATGGTGCGATAGTTAACGCTTCGCGAGATTTGAATTTGGTTGAAGAGTGGTTTTCAATCGATAATGAAGTATGCCCAAGCAAATAATTCCAAAACGAGGCGAGGTTTATTTGGTTAATTTTGACCCAACCATCGGTTCGGAAATCAGAAAAACGAGGCCGGCTTTGATTATTCAAAATGATATTGCCAATCGTTATAGCCCGATAACGATTGTCGCGGCGATAACTTTGCAAGTTGGGGAGCGGATTTATCCAACCGAGGTGTTGATAGAGTTCGGGCGGAGTGATTTAGGCAAGCGGTGCGTGGTTTTGTTGAATCAAGTACGGGCGATTGATAAACAACGATTAGTTAAAAGATTGGCGGTTTTTGATTCGGTTTTGATGGAAAAGATAAATCAGGCGTTGGAGATTAGCTTGGGATTAGTGGATTTATAAACAGAAAGAGAGGGTTGAATTACCTCTCTAATTATTGTTGCATAAACCAGGGCATCCCTACTCTTGCACTTGTTGCGTCCTCAAGGCCATTTCCGTCATCAAAAATTTCCTTTAATGTTAGTGGGAAATCTCTGATTAGTGGGAGGGGGCCGAGAAGATTTGTGAGCGAGAAGAACATTTCAGTTGTTTCCTCGTCAACTTTTACGGGAAGTCCAAGATTGTGTGCGTAGCTTGCCAGTTTGTTGACGCAATCCCATTGATGGAACCCTCCAAGAATTATCTCGGTTATATTTGAGATTTGGCCAAAGATAGATTCCGGGTTAGGGTATTTGCGATGTTGGGTATGTTCTTTGAAGGATAATCCTGCCGAAATTATGGTGTCTTCCGGCTCTATTGTTATCCAACTGGCGAGCAAATCTTTGTCCGGTTTGTTCGGCGCGTTTTCTTGACCGAATAAAAGCCAGACTATTTTGTATTTTTTCTTACGATACCGTGCGCGAATGATGTCGTTTAATCTGCGCACATCATATTTGCCGTTTCTGAATTGATAAAAATTACCTATCTCATTTTCAAAGAACGGCTTAATTGGATAGAGGAATAAGAAAACCTTCATCAAATTACCTCAATGGCATATTACACCATAATCATTCAAAATCAAGAATTGATGAAGCAGGTGCGAACATCGATTGCCAGACGACCAAGCTTCAAAAAGTCGCTCAGCGGGCGGTTTTTTGGCTGGATGGGCGTAGGCGGGGTTTAGAAAAACCAGAGTTGACACCATTTTCACGACACCATTTTTCGTGCGCCAAACCTGTCAAATACAAGTAGAAATGTCATACCCGGAATTTAAGTAGAAATGTCATACTTGACTTTTGTAGAATTAGTATTGTTATTTCCGGAAAAATATTTTAACAATTGATTTTTGCGATTTCAGCGGCGATTTGTTTGCGCCAAGGATGATCCGCCGGTGGCTTGGAGATGATTCTTTTTGCCGGTATGGCGGCAATCAATTCTTTGGCTTTCAACGGCTTGGCCGGCAGGATTTTGAAGTTTAAATATTTATCCCGCAGACGGATCGCCAGCGATCCGTCGAGCCGCTCTTCCATCAAAATTTCATCCTTGCGGCGCACGGTGGCGATCTGCTCTTTGGCGATCTGTATCCATTGGTTTTTGAACCTTATCGTGAAATCATTCTGTACCCGCCTTTGCGATTGGACGGAAAATATCGCGTCAAGATTTGAACTTTGAAAATCGGGCAGCTGCCGGTGCAGATCGTTTTTCTTTTTGGGAATCACCGAAAATCTTTGATTGAAATCCGGAATGAATTCTTCTTTTAAGAATTTGCTGGCCGCGGCGATATCGCTGATGCCGCGCAATCGCAATTCCTTGACCAGCCGGTCCTGCAAAGTGTCAAAGAGCCGTTCGATTCGGCCTTTGGCTTGCGGGCTGTTGGCGGTGATCAGGGTTATATCCAGTTCCCGGGCGGCTCTCTGAAACTGGGTGATCATTTCGCTGTTGTCTTTTGCATTTTTGTGATTGATCTTATATGTACTGAATTTATCCAGGTAGATGGCTATCGGTTTGCCTGATTCTTGGAGGTAGCCTTTCCAGAATTGAAACACATTGATGACGCTTTCGCTATCCGTGAATTCCGCCCGGGTGATCCGGCCGGTGGCATCGTCGACGGAGGCCAACAAACAAGATTCATCGCCGCGTTTCTCAAACCAGAAGTGGTAACAGCCGTCGAATTGTTCCAGCTCGCCCGGCGATTCTTTGCGTTCTCTTTGGCAGCGGAATTCCTGGTTTTGTTTTCTTGGTTTGGGCATCCAAATCTTTTTTGCGATCATTAAATTGCGCGTGGTCTGCTTGCCAATTTTTATTCCTTCAACCTCAACCAGTTTTTCATGCGCC is a window of Candidatus Nealsonbacteria bacterium DGGOD1a DNA encoding:
- a CDS encoding ribbon-helix-helix domain-containing protein; translation: MENQNNSTTYQRVDITLPKETVRLLEKIAKRGDRSRLVDQAIRYFAKEMSRTNLKKQLKDGAIVNASRDLNLVEEWFSIDNEVCPSK
- a CDS encoding type II toxin-antitoxin system PemK/MazF family toxin, translated to MPKQIIPKRGEVYLVNFDPTIGSEIRKTRPALIIQNDIANRYSPITIVAAITLQVGERIYPTEVLIEFGRSDLGKRCVVLLNQVRAIDKQRLVKRLAVFDSVLMEKINQALEISLGLVDL
- a CDS encoding ISNCY family transposase, coding for MEKELFKMTQKELDRYEVIRKLIAKEITPGDAAKQLGRSVRQVKRLRNKVREKGANGIIHGLRGKQSNNKTDLKIWEKSGQIISEKYPDFGPTLAHEKLVEVEGIKIGKQTTRNLMIAKKIWMPKPRKQNQEFRCQRERKESPGELEQFDGCYHFWFEKRGDESCLLASVDDATGRITRAEFTDSESVINVFQFWKGYLQESGKPIAIYLDKFSTYKINHKNAKDNSEMITQFQRAARELDITLITANSPQAKGRIERLFDTLQDRLVKELRLRGISDIAAASKFLKEEFIPDFNQRFSVIPKKKNDLHRQLPDFQSSNLDAIFSVQSQRRVQNDFTIRFKNQWIQIAKEQIATVRRKDEILMEERLDGSLAIRLRDKYLNFKILPAKPLKAKELIAAIPAKRIISKPPADHPWRKQIAAEIAKINC